One Sphingomicrobium sp. XHP0239 DNA segment encodes these proteins:
- a CDS encoding lysozyme: protein MTKGIPGTAIAAMLAIATPQVAQHEGLRLEPYRDVIGVPTVCYGETRVEMRAYSKVECDALLAKALRNDFGLRVASSAPGIWTQPYEWAAHTSLTFNIGLGAYRKSSVLRLYREGKPVEACRFMRRYRFAGGRVIQGLVNRREGHGATIGEYELCLVGAIPRQIGGDRS from the coding sequence GTGACCAAGGGCATTCCCGGAACCGCGATCGCCGCGATGTTGGCGATCGCCACGCCGCAGGTGGCGCAGCACGAAGGGCTGCGGCTCGAGCCCTATCGCGACGTCATCGGCGTCCCGACGGTGTGTTACGGCGAAACTCGGGTCGAGATGCGGGCCTACAGCAAGGTCGAGTGCGACGCGCTGCTCGCGAAGGCGCTTCGCAACGATTTCGGCCTGCGCGTCGCCAGTTCGGCGCCGGGGATATGGACCCAGCCATATGAATGGGCAGCGCACACCAGCCTAACGTTCAACATCGGCCTCGGCGCCTATCGCAAGTCGAGCGTCCTCCGGCTGTATCGCGAGGGCAAGCCGGTCGAGGCCTGCCGGTTCATGCGGCGCTACCGGTTTGCGGGCGGGCGCGTGATCCAGGGTCTCGTCAATCGCCGCGAAGGGCATGGCGCGACGATCGGGGAATATGAACTGTGCCTGGTCGGGGCGATACCCCGCCAGATTGGGGGAGATCGATCATGA
- a CDS encoding 2'-5' RNA ligase family protein: MSGALIVTAALGQDDLSWLNSERTEHFPPERNYLKAHLTMFHALPPSCEDEVGRLLATLASEFAPPAARLSEVMFMGRGVAYRVHSDELQAIRSAIQARFEGMLTAQDQGGWRPHVTIQNKVDKDVARALYDQKKAAFDPRALAIRGLTLNRYLGGPWEELGSWSFRGKARA; the protein is encoded by the coding sequence ATGAGTGGAGCCCTGATCGTCACCGCCGCGCTGGGACAGGACGACCTGTCGTGGCTGAATTCCGAACGCACCGAGCATTTCCCGCCGGAGCGCAACTACCTCAAGGCCCATCTGACGATGTTCCATGCGCTGCCGCCCAGTTGCGAGGACGAGGTCGGCCGCCTGCTGGCGACACTGGCTAGCGAGTTCGCGCCGCCGGCCGCGCGGTTGAGCGAGGTCATGTTCATGGGACGGGGGGTGGCCTATCGCGTGCATTCGGACGAATTGCAGGCGATCCGTTCGGCGATCCAGGCACGGTTCGAAGGGATGCTGACGGCGCAGGACCAGGGGGGGTGGAGACCGCATGTCACCATCCAGAACAAGGTCGACAAGGACGTCGCGCGCGCGCTGTACGATCAGAAGAAAGCCGCGTTCGACCCGCGGGCGCTTGCGATCAGGGGACTCACCCTCAATCGCTATCTTGGCGGGCCGTGGGAAGAACTGGGCAGTTGGTCGTTTCGCGGCAAGGCGCGCGCGTGA
- a CDS encoding DUF2163 domain-containing protein, giving the protein MRVSQAGIEMLHRVLPSFSISQGGIEYLNKAAPCVTHLAQIWAIKRSDGETLRFTSLDRDLEWGGQTYHACGSMSPSASENAAEAGSVGNIDLTGLVAAGYVTETDLQGGKYDGARVRAVLVPWKGAASVRVLLDGTFGRVEFDDRSFTVEVTGSGGRLAQTPLVRTMKPGCDYVFGDRYCGRSLDGLIVSGAVETSGDGRNFTDSARSEAAGYFTNGIVAFISGNNGGVEARIKEHGDGGQFTLWPRLTFPIAAGDEYEMTPGCSQHRESDGGTNGCISWDNFVNYGGEPDSPGGDAVARRPDVKK; this is encoded by the coding sequence ATGCGCGTTTCGCAGGCTGGCATCGAGATGCTACACCGCGTCCTGCCGAGCTTCTCCATCAGCCAAGGTGGCATCGAATATCTGAACAAAGCCGCTCCCTGCGTGACGCACCTTGCGCAGATCTGGGCGATCAAGCGGTCGGACGGCGAAACGCTTCGGTTCACCAGCCTTGACCGCGACCTGGAATGGGGCGGGCAGACGTATCACGCTTGCGGGTCGATGAGCCCCAGCGCCAGCGAGAATGCGGCCGAAGCGGGGAGCGTGGGCAATATCGACCTGACCGGGCTTGTCGCGGCGGGGTATGTCACTGAAACCGACCTTCAGGGCGGGAAGTATGACGGGGCGCGGGTGCGAGCGGTGCTGGTGCCGTGGAAGGGTGCGGCGTCCGTTCGCGTGCTGCTGGACGGGACGTTCGGGCGGGTCGAGTTTGACGATCGCAGCTTCACGGTCGAAGTGACGGGATCGGGTGGTCGACTGGCGCAGACGCCGCTGGTGCGGACGATGAAGCCCGGATGCGATTATGTGTTCGGCGACAGATATTGCGGGCGCTCGCTCGACGGGCTGATCGTGTCGGGGGCAGTTGAAACGTCGGGCGACGGGCGCAACTTCACCGACAGCGCGCGTAGCGAGGCGGCGGGCTATTTCACGAACGGGATCGTCGCCTTCATCAGCGGCAACAATGGCGGGGTCGAAGCGCGGATCAAGGAGCATGGCGACGGGGGGCAGTTCACGCTGTGGCCGCGGCTGACGTTCCCGATCGCGGCGGGCGACGAGTATGAGATGACGCCCGGTTGTTCGCAGCATCGGGAGAGCGACGGCGGCACGAACGGCTGCATCTCGTGGGATAATTTTGTCAATTACGGCGGCGAGCCGGACAGCCCCGGCGGCGACGCGGTGGCGCGGCGGCCGGACGTGAAGAAATGA
- a CDS encoding phage tail protein: MSFNPAIFIAQLGASYLLSRFSAQSGPGIDELAVEIGDYGAPKPRVYGAAVRLSLPVLAWDGLLDETEHVVEDYSEVAGAISGAAAGFQIGGPIGAVVGGVLGGLLGSAAPEQKYWTYSATCGWLLADRIDDKPIEGLGLLWGQGRLIFDSGETPAISETLDADGNLLKRVYGANRYFKSLTIYGGGDEQTADPVLEGRLGDQPGYRHRAYVVVEDLQLENFGNSVPGLEGLVEANANVTLADFAEAICARAGIDPVRNLSTTALIDMPLRGYAITGETSCWDALSPLFPVYRFEAAERGGQIQFFERAQAMRATIPTNAMGAHEAGTSPNAPYRFTRAQDIELPQETSVTFMDPARDYQPNTASAQAAHGDAQSNVSVNLNLVMSAEEGATAAATLHWDAWLGRTTLTTTLTGAWAGIAPGVAYGVQTKDASVLPFIVRRVTRGANGLIEVEAQSDEAIAFTGRASGANAPIEHESTLFADTVVVPIDMPMTSDGHDDFGFYVAMGAGQRYWNRGRIEVSNGGTFATLLDQPDAAVMGAVVGTLGPDDETLTVELLHDGMTLEDASTAELDAYANFLFVGMGRGEYIQFASTTKIAPKTWELSGLRRGVRGSEDFIDQHSPGEMAVVMGEGGIYRIPVTDDSGWGDALSLRGVTLYQDPAGVPVVPFTNVGIAKRPFAPTDLVGSFDAGDLDLAWTDRSRFFGADGDAPAVFDVEIVRGGVVVRTLAGLSSQAATYTAAQRTSDGFASGEPIGVRVYRVNDDFGRSAPLADEYLEALTAHNSFITADSTMWTADGE; the protein is encoded by the coding sequence ATGAGCTTCAACCCCGCGATCTTCATCGCGCAGCTAGGTGCCAGCTATCTGTTGTCGCGCTTCTCGGCGCAGAGCGGGCCGGGCATCGACGAGCTTGCGGTCGAGATCGGCGATTATGGCGCGCCCAAGCCGCGTGTGTACGGGGCGGCGGTGCGTCTGTCGCTGCCGGTGCTGGCGTGGGACGGGCTGCTCGACGAGACCGAGCATGTGGTCGAGGATTATTCCGAGGTCGCGGGCGCGATCAGCGGCGCGGCGGCGGGGTTCCAGATCGGTGGGCCGATCGGGGCGGTGGTCGGCGGGGTGCTGGGGGGACTGCTGGGATCGGCGGCCCCCGAACAGAAATACTGGACCTATTCGGCAACTTGCGGGTGGCTGCTGGCGGATCGGATCGACGACAAGCCGATCGAGGGGCTGGGGTTGCTGTGGGGCCAAGGACGGCTGATCTTCGACTCCGGCGAGACGCCCGCGATCAGCGAGACGCTCGACGCGGACGGCAATCTGCTGAAGCGGGTGTACGGGGCCAACCGTTATTTCAAGAGCCTGACAATCTACGGCGGCGGGGACGAACAGACGGCCGATCCGGTGTTGGAGGGGCGGTTGGGCGACCAGCCCGGCTATCGCCACCGCGCCTATGTGGTGGTGGAAGACCTGCAGCTCGAAAATTTCGGCAATTCGGTGCCGGGGCTGGAAGGGCTGGTCGAGGCAAACGCCAATGTCACGCTGGCGGACTTTGCCGAGGCTATCTGTGCGCGGGCGGGGATCGACCCCGTCCGCAACCTCTCGACCACCGCGCTCATCGATATGCCGCTTCGGGGCTATGCCATCACAGGCGAGACGAGTTGCTGGGATGCGCTGTCGCCGTTGTTTCCCGTCTATCGCTTCGAAGCGGCCGAGCGGGGCGGACAGATCCAGTTCTTCGAGCGGGCGCAGGCGATGCGCGCGACCATCCCCACGAACGCAATGGGGGCGCACGAGGCGGGGACCAGCCCGAACGCGCCGTACCGCTTCACGCGGGCGCAGGACATCGAACTGCCGCAGGAAACGAGTGTCACTTTCATGGACCCGGCGCGCGATTACCAGCCCAACACCGCCTCGGCACAGGCGGCGCACGGGGACGCGCAATCGAACGTGTCGGTGAACCTCAACCTGGTGATGAGCGCGGAGGAAGGGGCGACCGCGGCAGCCACGCTACACTGGGATGCGTGGCTGGGGCGCACGACGCTGACGACGACGCTGACCGGCGCCTGGGCGGGTATCGCGCCGGGGGTGGCGTATGGCGTCCAGACGAAGGATGCGTCGGTGCTGCCGTTCATCGTGCGGCGGGTGACGCGCGGGGCCAACGGGCTGATCGAGGTCGAGGCGCAGTCGGACGAGGCCATCGCCTTCACGGGGCGGGCCTCGGGTGCGAACGCGCCTATCGAGCATGAAAGCACGTTGTTCGCCGACACGGTGGTAGTGCCGATCGACATGCCGATGACGAGCGACGGGCACGACGATTTCGGCTTTTACGTCGCGATGGGGGCGGGGCAGCGATACTGGAACCGGGGGCGGATCGAGGTGTCGAACGGCGGCACGTTCGCGACGTTGCTCGATCAGCCCGATGCGGCGGTGATGGGGGCCGTAGTCGGGACACTGGGGCCGGACGACGAGACGCTGACGGTCGAGCTGTTGCACGATGGCATGACGCTGGAGGATGCAAGCACGGCCGAGCTGGACGCTTACGCTAACTTCCTGTTTGTCGGGATGGGGCGCGGCGAATATATCCAGTTCGCCAGCACGACGAAGATTGCGCCGAAGACGTGGGAATTGAGCGGACTGCGGCGCGGGGTGCGCGGCAGCGAGGACTTCATCGACCAGCACAGCCCGGGCGAGATGGCGGTGGTGATGGGCGAAGGGGGGATCTACCGGATCCCAGTGACGGACGACAGCGGGTGGGGCGATGCGCTCAGCCTGCGCGGCGTGACTTTGTACCAGGACCCTGCGGGGGTGCCGGTGGTGCCGTTCACGAACGTAGGGATCGCCAAGCGCCCGTTCGCGCCCACCGACCTCGTCGGCAGCTTCGATGCGGGCGACCTCGACCTGGCATGGACCGACCGCAGCCGCTTCTTCGGCGCGGACGGCGATGCGCCGGCCGTGTTCGACGTCGAGATCGTGCGCGGCGGGGTGGTGGTGCGGACGCTGGCGGGTCTGTCGAGCCAGGCGGCGACGTATACGGCGGCGCAGCGGACGAGCGACGGGTTCGCGAGCGGGGAGCCGATCGGGGTGCGGGTGTACCGCGTGAACGACGACTTCGGGCGGAGCGCGCCGCTGGCGGACGAATATCTCGAAGCGCTGACCGCCCACAACAGCTTCATCACTGCCGACAGCACGATGTGGACGGCCGACGGGGAGTAA
- a CDS encoding DUF3775 domain-containing protein — MEPATPLDTLCRIIIRARENEAQVTTNYDGDEAPENVDGDDDDEAYSVLDDDINTSVEEELMGILEDLAEDQQAEVYAFVLIGRGDFDATDWDEAIEAAGEESDIVESLMETPMLASMLESGMASFDLDCDGVGTIT, encoded by the coding sequence ATGGAACCCGCAACACCGCTCGACACGCTCTGCCGTATCATCATCCGCGCTCGCGAGAACGAGGCGCAGGTGACGACGAACTACGATGGTGACGAGGCACCGGAGAACGTCGACGGCGACGATGACGACGAAGCCTATTCGGTGCTCGACGACGATATCAACACGAGCGTCGAGGAAGAGCTGATGGGGATCCTCGAGGATCTGGCCGAGGATCAACAGGCCGAGGTCTATGCCTTCGTGCTCATCGGACGCGGCGATTTCGACGCGACCGACTGGGACGAGGCGATCGAAGCGGCGGGCGAGGAAAGCGACATCGTGGAATCGCTCATGGAGACCCCGATGCTGGCCTCGATGCTGGAAAGCGGCATGGCGAGCTTCGATCTCGATTGCGACGGCGTCGGCACCATCACCTGA
- a CDS encoding tetratricopeptide repeat protein, producing MTVYLIIILLIGVVAAGLWLAKVRGATLTLSLAAMLLGGAGYAIAGRPGLPARPVAERPDMGPPMALTGAREAFYGRFNQVEQWAILADSRTRIGNTESAAKLYASGVRENPRNFALWSLYANALADHAGTLSPAAELAFDRAIELGGDAEGPLFFKALAQVRSGEGEAALPALRSLEERAPEGSDRRALVLGALAIAEQQAAAQTGS from the coding sequence ATGACCGTCTATCTGATCATCATCCTGCTGATCGGCGTGGTGGCGGCAGGATTGTGGCTCGCCAAGGTTCGCGGCGCGACGCTGACCCTATCGCTGGCGGCGATGCTGCTGGGGGGAGCGGGCTATGCGATCGCGGGGCGCCCCGGCCTGCCCGCCCGTCCGGTAGCGGAAAGGCCCGACATGGGACCGCCGATGGCCCTCACCGGCGCGCGCGAGGCCTTCTACGGGCGCTTCAACCAGGTCGAGCAATGGGCGATCCTGGCCGACAGCCGGACGCGGATCGGCAATACCGAGAGTGCGGCCAAGCTGTACGCGAGCGGCGTGCGCGAGAATCCGCGCAACTTCGCGCTCTGGTCGCTCTACGCCAATGCGCTGGCCGACCATGCGGGCACCTTGTCGCCCGCAGCGGAACTGGCCTTCGACCGCGCGATCGAACTGGGCGGGGACGCGGAGGGGCCGCTGTTCTTCAAGGCGCTAGCGCAGGTGCGCAGCGGCGAGGGCGAGGCGGCGCTGCCGGCGCTGCGCTCGCTCGAGGAGCGCGCGCCCGAGGGGTCGGACCGACGCGCGCTCGTTCTGGGAGCCCTCGCGATCGCCGAACAGCAAGCCGCGGCTCAGACCGGTTCGTAA
- a CDS encoding redoxin family protein, translated as MVARLLPLAIALALLAFAGWRLASPSEGSQVTSQLVGEHLPELSLPPMVDGTTGIEPIGRDEPYLINLFGSWCVPCIAEAEYLDDLARQGVPIDGIAVRDEPEAVQRFLDRHGDPFARIGADPDSQAMLELGATGVPETFLIDADGVVRAHWQGPIEADDLPDILARVEALR; from the coding sequence ATGGTAGCCCGTCTTCTTCCCCTCGCCATCGCGCTGGCGCTGCTGGCGTTCGCGGGGTGGCGTCTCGCGTCGCCGTCCGAAGGATCGCAGGTGACGAGCCAGCTGGTCGGCGAACATCTGCCCGAATTGTCGCTGCCACCGATGGTCGACGGGACGACGGGGATCGAGCCGATCGGCCGCGACGAGCCCTATCTGATCAACCTGTTCGGGAGCTGGTGCGTGCCGTGTATCGCCGAGGCGGAGTATCTGGACGATCTGGCACGACAAGGTGTGCCGATCGACGGGATCGCGGTGCGAGACGAGCCAGAAGCCGTTCAGCGATTTCTCGACCGGCATGGCGATCCCTTCGCGCGGATCGGGGCGGATCCCGACAGTCAGGCGATGCTCGAACTGGGCGCTACCGGCGTGCCCGAAACGTTCCTGATCGACGCGGACGGCGTGGTGCGGGCGCATTGGCAGGGACCGATCGAGGCGGACGACCTGCCCGACATCCTCGCGCGTGTGGAGGCGCTTCGATGA
- the ald gene encoding alanine dehydrogenase, whose product MRIGIPKEIKNHEYRVGLTPTSVRELTSFGHEVFIETNAGMGIDFSDADYERVGATVVADAKTVFEKAEMIVKVKEPQPEEIAMLEERHTLFTYLHLAADMPQTEGLMQSGATCIAYETVTGRKGGLPLLAPMSEVAGRMSIQVGAHYLEKEQGGRGVLLGGVPGVNPGKVVILGGGVAGINAAMMATGQRADVTIFDVSNEKMAELDLHFGSTIKTQYSTIEAIRRHISQAHLVIGAVLVPGDAAPKLITREMLKDMKRGAVMVDIAIDQGGCFETSKATTHDDPVYEIDGIIHYCVANMPGAVARTSTFALNNATLPHVIRLANRGAKEAMANDKHLADGLNVSGGKIRHKAVATALALPYEPV is encoded by the coding sequence ATGCGCATCGGCATTCCCAAGGAAATCAAGAATCACGAATATCGCGTCGGCCTGACGCCGACGTCGGTCCGCGAACTGACCTCGTTCGGGCACGAGGTGTTCATCGAGACCAATGCCGGCATGGGGATCGATTTCTCCGATGCCGACTACGAGCGCGTCGGCGCCACCGTCGTCGCTGATGCGAAGACGGTGTTCGAAAAGGCCGAGATGATCGTCAAGGTCAAGGAACCGCAGCCCGAAGAGATTGCGATGCTGGAAGAACGGCATACGCTGTTCACCTACCTCCACCTCGCCGCCGACATGCCGCAGACCGAAGGACTGATGCAGTCGGGCGCGACCTGCATTGCCTACGAGACGGTGACGGGACGCAAGGGCGGGCTACCGCTGCTCGCACCGATGAGCGAGGTTGCCGGGCGCATGTCGATCCAGGTCGGCGCGCATTATCTTGAAAAGGAACAGGGCGGTCGCGGCGTGCTGCTGGGCGGCGTTCCCGGGGTGAACCCTGGCAAGGTGGTGATCCTCGGCGGCGGCGTCGCGGGCATCAACGCGGCGATGATGGCGACCGGCCAGCGTGCCGACGTCACCATCTTCGACGTGTCGAACGAGAAGATGGCCGAACTCGACCTGCACTTCGGATCGACGATCAAGACGCAATATTCCACGATCGAGGCGATCCGTCGCCACATCAGTCAGGCGCACCTCGTCATCGGCGCGGTCCTCGTGCCGGGCGACGCGGCGCCCAAGCTCATCACGCGCGAGATGCTGAAGGACATGAAGCGCGGCGCGGTCATGGTCGACATCGCCATCGATCAGGGTGGCTGCTTCGAAACGTCCAAGGCGACCACCCACGACGATCCCGTCTACGAGATCGACGGCATCATCCATTACTGCGTCGCCAACATGCCGGGCGCGGTCGCTCGGACCAGCACGTTCGCGCTCAACAACGCCACGCTGCCGCACGTCATCCGGCTCGCCAATCGCGGCGCCAAGGAGGCGATGGCCAACGACAAGCATCTGGCCGACGGTCTCAACGTTTCGGGTGGAAAGATCCGTCACAAGGCGGTCGCGACCGCGCTGGCGCTGCCTTACGAACCGGTCTGA
- a CDS encoding discoidin domain-containing protein, which produces MIVQTMPYPPPAGGTAYRYIRLFFPDGADINVSGRVGLREVEIAATLGGPDQCSADASINLSAAASSSNVTGSYLPRNAFDGITSSGNGWCSGTGAGVNAWIRYDFQTGIGSPAVCSEVRAWQGWTTVCGSPSRIVVQGSDDAATWTTLFESAAGLSWSAGEMKTITA; this is translated from the coding sequence ATGATCGTTCAGACCATGCCGTACCCGCCTCCCGCCGGGGGCACTGCGTATCGCTACATCCGACTATTCTTTCCGGACGGCGCTGACATCAACGTTTCGGGTCGTGTCGGCCTGCGGGAAGTCGAAATAGCCGCCACCCTCGGCGGGCCGGATCAATGCTCGGCAGACGCCAGCATCAACCTGTCAGCCGCCGCCAGCAGCAGCAACGTCACTGGAAGCTACCTTCCACGCAATGCCTTTGATGGAATAACCAGCAGCGGCAACGGGTGGTGTTCCGGCACGGGTGCGGGGGTCAACGCTTGGATCAGATACGATTTCCAAACTGGCATTGGGTCACCTGCTGTCTGTTCGGAAGTTCGGGCGTGGCAGGGTTGGACAACCGTTTGCGGCAGCCCTTCTCGGATCGTCGTTCAAGGCTCGGATGACGCAGCCACCTGGACGACGCTCTTTGAGAGCGCGGCGGGACTCTCTTGGTCGGCCGGCGAAATGAAAACGATAACAGCCTGA
- a CDS encoding cytochrome c-type biogenesis protein, which translates to MMFAALFLAAATSAAPADYADRQLDDPALEAEAVQLMEELRCLTCEGQSIAESDADMAGDMRHLVRARLAKGERPAEVRGWLVDRYGSVVTYRPVSGDPVSWPLFAAPLVLLALAAWLLRRRFVRRSKGE; encoded by the coding sequence ATGATGTTTGCCGCGCTCTTCCTCGCCGCGGCGACGTCCGCCGCGCCGGCCGACTATGCGGACCGCCAGCTCGACGATCCGGCGCTGGAGGCCGAAGCGGTGCAGCTGATGGAGGAATTGCGCTGCCTGACGTGCGAAGGGCAGTCGATCGCCGAGAGCGATGCCGACATGGCGGGTGACATGCGCCATCTCGTCCGGGCGCGCCTTGCCAAGGGCGAACGACCCGCCGAAGTACGCGGGTGGCTGGTCGATCGGTACGGAAGCGTCGTGACCTATCGCCCGGTCTCCGGCGATCCGGTCAGCTGGCCGCTGTTCGCCGCGCCGCTCGTGCTGCTGGCGCTGGCGGCCTGGCTGTTGAGGCGGCGGTTCGTGCGGCGGAGTAAAGGCGAATGA
- a CDS encoding 3'-5' exonuclease, producing MELILVIAAVAALFYLMRRSEKPKPAPREPRPLAEVLPERFVVYDLETTGLSPAKHEIIEIGAIRVHRDSDQHETFSTLVMPKGRISSRITEITGINRAMIKKDGMEPVAALVAFREFVGDLPMVAFNAPFDAGMLEAACDRHGQDRFPNEHDCALALSRRVWPGRKSYRLSAICADAGISLNGEHRALADCERALRIYVAARQLGD from the coding sequence ATGGAACTGATCCTCGTCATCGCTGCCGTCGCCGCGCTGTTCTACCTGATGCGCCGATCGGAAAAGCCGAAGCCCGCGCCGCGCGAGCCGAGGCCGCTGGCCGAGGTGTTGCCCGAACGCTTCGTGGTTTACGATCTGGAGACGACCGGCCTCAGCCCTGCCAAGCACGAGATCATCGAGATCGGCGCGATCCGCGTCCATCGCGACAGTGACCAGCACGAGACCTTCTCCACGCTCGTCATGCCGAAAGGACGCATCTCGTCGCGGATCACCGAAATCACAGGCATCAACCGCGCGATGATCAAGAAGGACGGCATGGAGCCTGTTGCGGCGCTCGTGGCCTTCCGCGAGTTCGTCGGCGACCTCCCGATGGTGGCGTTCAATGCGCCGTTCGACGCGGGCATGCTGGAAGCCGCTTGCGATCGCCACGGTCAGGATCGCTTCCCGAACGAACACGACTGCGCGCTGGCGCTGTCACGGCGCGTTTGGCCTGGTCGAAAGTCCTATCGCCTCAGCGCCATCTGCGCCGACGCTGGCATTAGCCTCAACGGCGAACACCGCGCCCTCGCCGACTGCGAGCGGGCGCTGCGGATATACGTCGCCGCGCGACAGCTTGGGGACTGA
- a CDS encoding DUF2460 domain-containing protein, whose amino-acid sequence MGGFVDEYLPDAVPGYPCVSSPRTKTTIVSTHGGREQRNQEWEHPLYRFTLPRGVREWSEVAALRDHWLAMRGPLHSWPWVDPLDFTSRELTAPNPDYDPPIGATDQAIGTGTGFTDKYQLVKRYVRGAQTYVRPIHLPVVSTVTVAVDGDVVDPADFSVSREGGVVSLAEPPGNGLAVTAGFFFDVEVRFEDDDVFEGILQTWQAGGFADLSFIEVRPC is encoded by the coding sequence ATGGGAGGCTTCGTCGACGAATATCTGCCCGACGCCGTACCGGGCTATCCCTGCGTTTCGTCGCCTCGCACAAAGACCACGATCGTTTCGACGCACGGCGGGCGTGAGCAACGTAATCAGGAATGGGAGCACCCGCTCTACCGCTTCACGCTGCCACGGGGTGTCCGTGAATGGTCTGAAGTCGCTGCGCTGCGCGATCACTGGTTGGCGATGCGAGGACCGCTGCACAGTTGGCCGTGGGTCGATCCCTTGGACTTTACAAGCCGGGAGCTGACCGCGCCTAACCCCGACTACGATCCGCCGATCGGCGCGACCGACCAGGCGATCGGCACGGGCACCGGGTTCACCGACAAGTATCAGCTGGTGAAGCGGTACGTGCGGGGTGCGCAGACCTACGTGCGGCCGATCCATCTGCCGGTCGTCTCGACGGTCACGGTGGCGGTCGACGGGGACGTGGTGGATCCCGCTGACTTCTCGGTTTCGCGCGAGGGCGGCGTGGTGTCGCTGGCCGAGCCTCCCGGCAACGGGCTGGCGGTGACGGCGGGGTTCTTTTTTGATGTCGAGGTGCGGTTCGAGGACGACGACGTGTTCGAGGGCATCCTCCAGACGTGGCAGGCGGGCGGGTTCGCCGATCTCTCCTTTATCGAAGTCCGTCCCTGCTGA